The sequence CGCTCCTTCGGCCTGCGCACGGCGGTGATGCGGATGAGCTGCATCTACGGCCCGCGCCAGTTCGGCACCGAGGACCAGGGCTGGGTCGCGCATTTCCTGATCCGGGCGCTGCGCGGCGAGCCGATCACCATCTTCGGCGACGGCAAGCAGGTGCGCGACATCCTCCACGTCTCGGACGCCGTCGCCGCCTATCGCGCCGCGCTCGAGGGCATCGACGCCGTGCGTGGGCGCGTCTTCAACCTCGGCGGCGGGCCCGCCAACGCGGTCAGCCTGCGGGCCGTGCTCGATACGATCGAGGCGCTGGCGGGCCCGCTGCGGCTCGACCGTTCCGCGTGGCGCACGGGCGACCAGCTCTACTTCGTCGCCGACACCCGCCGCCTCGAGGCGGCGCTCGGCTGGCGCGCGCGCACCGACTGGCGGGCCGGGCTCGCCGATCTTGCGCGCTGGCTCGAGACCCAGGACTTCCTCCGCGGCGGCGCGCGCGCCCCGCGCGAGACGACGGAAAGGAGGCTCACGGCATGAAGGTCGCGCTCGTCAACCCGGCCTGGAGCTTCGACGGATCGATCTATTTCGGCTGCCGCCACGAGCACCTGCCGCTCGAGCTCGGCTATGCCAAGGCCCTGCTCGAGGCCGCGGGCCACGAGGCGCTGATGCTCGACGGGCTCTTGCAGGACGCCGACAACGCCGCGCTCGCCGCCCGGGTCGCCGACTACCGGCCGGACATCACCGTCGTCACCACGGCCCCGACCTACCTGTTCTGGCGCTGCGCCCCGCCGGAGCTGCGCGTGCCGGCGGAATTCCTCGCCGCGCTCGCCGGGCGCGGCGGGCGCACGGTCGCAGTCGGCCCGCACGGCTCTGCGACGCCCAAGCCCACGCTCGAGAAGCTCGGCGTCGACGCCGTGATCCGCGGGGAGTGCGAGGAGACGGTGGTCGCGCTGGCGGAGACCTCGGACTGGTCGCAGGTCGACGGCGTCGCGCGCCTGGTCGACGGCGCGCTGGAGACCCGCGGGCCGACGATGGCGAGCCCCTTCGTCGACCACGCGCCGCTCGTCTGGCCGCGGGAATGGCTCGCGAACCACCCGCATCATCATCACCGCTTCGACGAGGGCCCCTTCGTTGGCCACGGCGCGGAGGTCGAGGCCTCGCGCGGCTGCCCCTACGATTGCGCCTTCTGCGCCAAGATCGACTACCGCGACAAGTACCGCCGCCGGAAGCTCGAGCACGTGCTCGCAGAGATCGACGGCCTGATCGCCCAGGGCGTCGGCTATCTCTACTTCATCGACGAGATCTTCCTGCCGCAGAAGGCCCTGCTGGAGGCGCTGATCGAGCGCCCGGTCGTCTTCGGCGTTCAGACCCGCATCGATCTGTGGAAGCCCGACCTGCTCGAGCTCCTGGGCGAGGCGGGCTGCGTCTCCATCGAGGCGGGGCTCGAGAGCCTCACCGAGGAGGGCCGCGAGATGCTGGCCAAGCGCTGCCGCATGGACACGCCCGAGCTCGCCGCGCTCCTCGTGAAGGCGCGCGCGCACGTGCCTTTCGTGCAGGCGAACCTGATCGGCACGCCCACCGATTCGAAGGAGATCGTCGCCCATTGGCGCGAGCACCTGATTGCGCGCGGCGTGTGGGCGAACGATCCCGTGCCGCTCTACCCCTACCCGTCCTCGCCCTCCTACCGCGAGCTCTGGGGCCTGCCGGACGACCACGCCTGGGAGCGGGCGCACGAGCATTACCTCGCCGCCTTCGACCGGTTCAGCGACATCCAGGACGAGCGGCCGCGTCCGCTCGCCGAGCTCGAAGACGTCTGCTGCGGGGCGCGCGCATGACGATCCCGCCCTCGCCACGCCGCATCCTCGTCACCTGCGACGCCGTCGGCGGCGTCTGGCGCCATGCGCTCGACATGGCCCGCGCGCTCGGGCCTCACGGCGTCGAGACCGTGCTCGTCGCCTTCGGGCCCGAGCCCTCCGCCGAGCAGCGCGCTGAGGCGCGCGAGACCGAGGGCGTGACGTTTCTGTGGTTCGACCATCCGCTCGACTGGCTGGTGGCGGAGGAGGCGGCGCTCGACGGGATCCCGGCGGTGCTGGAGGGCGTCGCCGATCTCTACGACGTCGATCTCCTCCACCTGAACTATCCCTCCCACGCCCGGGGGCTGGCGACGACGCGGCCGGTGATCGTCATGTCCCATTCCTGCATGACGACCTGGTGGGCGGCGCTGCGCGGCGGCGAGCCGCCGGAGGAGTTCGCTCTGAACGCCCGGCTCGTGCGCGAAGGCTTCGCGCGGGCCGACCGGGTGCTCGCGCCGAGCCGCAGCCACGCCAATGCGCTCACCCGCGCCTACGGGTCTCTGCCCTCCCTCGACGTGGTCCGCAACGCGAGCTTCGCGCGCCCGCTCCCGCCGGAGCCGAACGACGGACGTCCCACTGCGCTCGCCATCGGCCGCTGGTGGGACGAGGCGAAGAACGCCCGCCTCCTCGACGCCGCCGCGGCGCTCGCTTCGACGCCGGTCCTGGCGCTCGGCGCGACCGCCGGGCCGAACGGCGAGGTCGTCGATTTCCGCCACGCCGAGGCGCCGGGCGCAGCCGCGCCGGCCGAGACCCGTGCGGCGCTCTCCCGGGCGGCCGTCTTCGTCTCGCCGGCCCGCTACGAGCCCTTCGGCCTCGCCGTGCTCGAGGCCGCGCAGGAGGGCTGCGCCCTCGTCCTCTCCGACATCCCGACCTTCCGCGAATTGTGGGACGGCGCCGCCACCTTCGTCGACGCGGACGACGCCGCGGGCTTCGCCGAGGCGATCGATCGCGTCGCCGGCGACGCGCGGGTCCATGCCTGGCACGTCGCGCAGGCGCAGGAGCGCGCGACGCGCTACGCGCCGCAGGCCCAGGCCGAGCGCCTGATGGAGATCTATACCGAGGCGCTGGCCGCCGCGCCCGAGGACGTCATGCGGCCGGCCCGGTGGCCGATGCCGCTTCCGGAGACCGCGTGATGCGTTTCGTCTTCTACTGTCACTCCCTCGCCTCCGACTGGAACCACGGCAACGCGCATTTCCTGCGCGGCGTCATGCGCGAGCTCGTCCATCGCGGCCACGAGGCCGTGGCGCTCGCGCCCTTCGACGCCTGGAGCCGGGCCAATCTCGCTGCCGACCAGGGCTTCGCCCCCCTCGACCGGTTCGAGCGAGACTTCCCCGAGCTGGAGGAGCGGCTCTACGAGCGCGGCTTCGACCACGCCGCCGCGCTCGAGGGCGCCGACGTGGTCGTCGTGCATGAATGGACCGATCCCGCCATCGTCGCCGAGATCGGCTGGCTGCGCCGGGAGGGCGCGCCGTTCACGCTGCTCTTCCACGACACCCACCATCGCGCCGTCTCCGCCGAGAAGGCGATCGCCGGGCTGGAGCTGCGCGACTACGACGGCGTGCTCGCCTTCGGCGAGGCCCTCGCCGCGCGCTACCGCGCCGCCGGCTGGGGCCGCCAGGTGCATGTCTGGCACGAGGCGGCGGATACGCGCCTGTTCCGGCCGCTTCCCGAGGTCGAGAAGACCGGCGACCTGGTCTGGATCGGCAATTGGGGCGACGGCGAGCGCGATCAGCAGCTGCGCGCGTTCCTGGTCGAGCCCGTGCGCGATCTCGGGCTCGTCGCCGAGGCCTGGGGCGTGCGCTACCCGCCCCAGGCGCTCGCGGCGCTCGAGGAGGCCGGCATCGCCTATCGCGGCTGGATCGCCAATGCCGACGCGCCGGAGGTCTTCGCCCGGCATCGCGTCACCGTCCACGTGCCGCGCCGGCCCTACGTCGAGAGCCTGCCCGGCATCCCGACGATCCGGGTGTTCGAGGCGCTGGCCTGCGGCATCCCCCTCGTCTGTGCGCCCTGGGAGGATGCGGAAGGGCTGTTCCGCCCGGGCGAGGACTACCTCCTCGCCGAGGACGGGGAGGCCATGCGCGCGGCTTTGCGCACCATCCTGAACGAGCCCGACCGCGCCGCGGCGCTCGCCGCGTCCGGCCTCGAGACCATCCGCGCCCGCCACACCTGCGCCCACCGCGTCGACGAGCTGATCGGCATCCTCGCCGATCTCGGCGTCGGGACGCGCGAGCAGGAGACCACAGAGACGGAGACCCTCCCGTGAAGATCGCCTTCTACGCCTCCAGCCTTCTGTCCTCCTACTGGAACGGCGCGGCGACCTACTATCGCGGGCTTCTCAAGGCGCTCGCCGCGCACGGGCACGAGATCGTCTTCTACGAGCCCGACGCCTTCGACCGGCAGAAGCATCGCGACATGGACGAGCCGCCCTGGGCCCGCGTCGTCGTCTACGAGGCGAGCCCGCAGGGCGTGCGCTCCGCGGCGGCGCAGGCCGCGAACGCCGACGTGGTCGTCAAGGCGAGCGGTGTCGGCTACGCCGACGACGCCATCCTGGAGGCGGTGATGGACGTCGCGCGCGACGACGCCGTCCGGCTGTTCTGGGACGTCGACGCCCCCGCGACGCTGGCCGAGATGGCCGGCGACGAGAGCCACGCCGTGCGCCGCATGCTGCCGCGTCTCGACGCGGTGATGACCTATGGCGGCGGCCATCCGGTGGTGAGCCGCTACGAAGCCTTCGGCGCCCACGCCTGCCACCCGATCTACAACGCGCTCGACCCCGACACCCACCACCCGGTCGACCCGGACCCGCGCTTTTCCGCCGATCTCGCCTTCCTCGGCAACCGCATGCCCGATCGCGAGGCGCGGGTGCGCACCTTCTTCCTGGAGCCCGCCGCGGCGGCGCCGGACAAGGCCTTCCTGCTCGGCGGCTCCGGCTGGGAGCCCTGGCAGATCACGCCGAACGTGCGCGCCATCGGGCATGTCGGCCAGCGCGACCACAACGCCTTCAACGTCACGCCCAAGGCCGTGCTCAACGTCAACCGCGAGAGCATGGCGCATGTCGGCTTCTCGCCGCCCACCCGCGTCTTCGAGGCGGCCGGCGCCGGCGCCTGCCTGATCACCGACCATTGGGAGGGCGTCGCCGAGTTCTTCGCGCCCGGCGAGGAGATCCTCGTCGCCCGCGACGGGCGGGACGTCGCCGAGATCATGGGCTGGCTGACGCCGGAGGCCGCCCAGCGCATCGGCCGCTGCGCCCTCGACCGCGCGCTGCGCGACCACACCTACGCCCGCCGCGCCAAGGAGGCCGACGCGATCCTGCGCGCGCTCAGGCAGAAGAAGACCCGGACGGGAGAGGCGGCATGACGAAGCCGCTCGACATCGTCGTCCTCGGGCTCTCGCTGTCCTCCTCCTGGGGCAACGGCCACGCGACCACCTATCGCGCGCTGCTGCGCGGCCTCGCCCGGCTCGGCCACCGCGTCACCTTCCTGGAGCGGGACGTGCCCTGGTACGCGAACAGCCGCGACCTCCCCGATCCCGATTTCTGCGCTCTCCACCTCTACGCGGATCTCGACGCGCTCGCCGCCCACGCGCCCGCGATCCGCGACGCCGACGCCGTGATCGTCGGCTCCTACGTCCCGGACGGGCCGGCCGTGATCGACCGGGTGGTCGAGACCGCCCGCGGCGTTGTCGCCTTCTACGACATCGATACGCCCGTGACGCTCGCCCAGCTCGCGCGCGGGGAGACGCAATCGCTCGAGGCGCGGCAGATCCCGCTCTTCGACGTCTATCTCTCCTTCACCGGCGGCCCGACCCTCGCGCGGCTGGAGCGCGACCTCGGCGCCCGGGCCGCCCGGGCGCTCTACTGCTCGGTGGAGGCGGACGCCTACGCGCCCACCGGCGAGGCGCCGGTCTGGGACCTCGGCTATCTCGGCACCTACTCGCCCGACCGCCAGCCGACGCTGGAGCGGCTCCTGATCGAGCCCGCGCGCCGCCTGCCAAAGAAGCGCTTCGTCGTCGCCGGCCCGCAATATCCCGACGACATCGCCTGGCCGCCCAACGTCGATCGCATCCCCCACCTGCCGCCGGCGGACCACCCCTCCTTCTATTCCCGTCAGCTCTGGACGCTCAACGTCACCCGCGCCGACATGATCGCGGCGGGCTTCTCGCCGAGCGTCCGGCTGTTCGAGGCGGGCGCCTGCGGCGCGGCGATCGTCGGCGATTTCTGGGAGGGGCTCGACGATCTCCTGCCGGACGGCGAGGCCATGATCGTCGCCCACGCCACCGACGACGTCGTGCGCCTCCTCACGCAGACGCCCGACGCGCGCCGGGAGGCGATCGCGGCCGATGCGCGGGCGCGGACGCTGGCCCGCCACACCGGCGTCGCGCGGGCCCGCGAGCTCGTCGCGGCGCTCGAAGAAGCGCAGGCGGCCCGCGCCGCGATGACGCGGAAAAAAGTCGCGGGGTTGTGAGACGGGATGCATCTTCTCCACGTCCTCGTGCGTTGGGGCGAGAGAATTCACGCCCATCCGGCGACGACCGGCGGCACTGGGAAAGGTGATCTGTCATGAATTCTTTCCGCACGAGGAAAAACCATCGCCGCCGCGCCGTGCTCGTGGCGGGCGGCGCCGGGTTTCTCGGCTCTAACCTGTGCGATCGTCTCGTGGCCGAAGGCGCCCGCGTGATCTGCCTCGACAACATGCAGACCGGGTCCTACGAAAATCTCGGCGGCCTCGTGCGCGAGCCGCGCTTCTCCGTGGTGGAGCAGGACGTCTGCGACCCGCTTCCCGCCAATCTCGAGGTCGAGGCGGTCTACAATCTCGCCTGCGCCGCCTCGCCGCCGCGCTACCAGGCCGACCCGGTCCACACGATGATGACGAGCGTGGTCGGCACGCGCCACCTGCTCGACCATTGCGAGCGCCACGGCGCGCGCTTCCTGCAGGCCTCGACGAGCGAGATCTACGGCGATCCCAAGCAGCATCCGCAGGCCGAGGACTACTGGGGCAACGTCAACCCCACGGGCCCGCGCGCCTGCTACGACGAGGGCAAGCGCGCCGCCGAGACCCTGTGCTTCGACTATCTGCGCGGGCGCTCGGTGGACGTGCGGGTGGCGCGCATCTTCAACACCTACGGCCCGCGCATGCGCCCCGACGACGGCCGCATCGTCTCGAACCTGATCTGCCAGGCCCTCGCCGGCGAGCCGCTGACGATCTACGGCACGGGCGAGCAGACGCGCTCGTTCTGCTATGTCGACGACATGATCGAGGGGCTCGCGCGCCTGATGCGGGCGAAGACGACGCCGGACGGGCCGGTCAATCTCGGCAACCCGGCGGAGTTCACCATCGTCGAGCTCGCCGACATGGTGCTCGACCTGATCGAGACGAGCTCCCGCCTCGTCTATGAGCCGCTGCCCACCGACGATCCCCAGCGCCGCCGCCCGGACATCGCCCGCGCCGACGCGCTGCTCGGCTGGCGCCCGACGACGCCGCTCGCCGAGGGGCTGCCGCCCACGATCGACTGGTTCGCCGGCCGGCGCGCCGCCGCCTCGAGCGAGGCCCGTCGCGCGCGCCCCTCCCGCGTCGAGCCGGTGCTCCAGAGCACGGCCTGACGCCGCCGGGCGTCGCCATCCGATCGCCGTGCGCGTCCCGGGCCACGACCGGCCCGGGACGCGCACCGCGCGTATCGCCTCGCGAGCCCTGGCGCCCCCCGCTCCATCCGTATAAATCCTGTCACCCGAGCGTCATACGGCCTTGCTACCCGCACGGCCGAGGCGTCGCGTCCGCGCGCCGGAACCCCGCATCAACGAGGTTGCCCCATGAAGACGATCCTGCGTCCGCTGATCGCCGGCCTCGCCCTCGCCACGGTCTCGACCGTGGCGCTGGCCCAGTCCGGCTCCATCACGGTCTACACCTCCCAGCCGACCGAGCAGATGGACACCATCGTGAAGGCCTTCAACGAGGCCTATCCGGACATCCAGGTCGAGGTCTTCCGCTCGGGAACGACCGAGGTCGTCAACCGCCTACAGGCCGAGTTCGCCGCCGGCTCGACCCCCGCCGACGTGCTCCTCATCGCCGACGCGGTGGCGATGACCCGCCTCAAGGGCGACGACCGTCTCGAGGCCTATGCGGACGCGCCTGTCCAGGGCCTGCCCGAGGCCGTGATCGACCCGGACATGACGTTCTTCGGCACGAAGCTGATCACCACGGGCATCGTCTACAACACCGAGCTCGTCGAGGAGGCCCCGACCTCCTGGATGGACCTGACCAAGCCCGAGATCGCCGCCTCGCTCACCATGCCGAGCCCGCTCTATTCGGGCGCCGCCGTCTACCATGTCGGCACCATGGTGCAGCAGCCGGAGTTCGGCTGGGACTATTACGAGACGCTCGCCGACAACGGCGCCATCGCCGGGCGCGGCAACGGCGGCGTGCTCGAGGCCGTGGCCCGCGGCGAGAAGGCCTACGGCATCATCGTCGACTTCATGCCGCTCAACGCGGCCGCCCAGGGCTCGCCGGTCGGCTTCGTCTTCCCGGAGGAGGGCGTCTCCGCGATCACCGAGCCGGTCGCCATCGTCAAGGGCACGGACGACCTCGAGGCCGCCAAGGCCTTCGTCGACTGGACGCTCTCGGAGGAGGGCCAGCGCCTCTCCGCTTCGCAGGGCTACATCCCGCTCATCGACGGCGTCGAGCTGCCCGAGGGCCGTCCGGCTCCCTCCCAGCTCACCATCCTCGAGGCCGATCTCGGCGCCATGATCGAGAACGACGAGGCGAACAAGCGCGCCTTCGCCGACCTGTTCGGCGGCTGATCGCATGCCCGTGCGCGCGCAGGCCGTCCCCCCGCCGCGCCTGCGTGCGCCCCTTCGCGCGCCTTCCGGCGAGATCCTCATGCTCGCCGGGGTGGCGCTCTATCTGGGCGTTTTCACGCTTTGGCCCCTCGGGCGCCTTCTCCTGGAGGCGCTCGGGGAGAACGCCGCCGGCGAGACGCTCGGCATCCTGCGCGACCAGTGGGAGTCGCGCTCCACCTCCCGCGCGCTCTGGAACACGCTGGAGGCTGGCAGCCTCGCGACCCTGGTCTCGATCCTGCTCGGCGGCACGATGGCCTTCGTCGTCGCGCTGACGAACGTCCGCGCCAAGACCGCGCTGACCTTCGCGCTGCTGCTGCCGCTCCTCGTTCCCTCCCAGATCACCGCGCTCGCCTGGATCGAGCTGATCGGCCCCTCCTCGCCGATCCTGCGGCCGCTCGGCCTCGCGAGCCCGCCCGGAACCACGAACCCGCTCTACTCGCTGTGGGGCATCGTCCTCGTCATGGGCGTGGAGCACGCGGCCCTCGTCTTCCTCGCCGTGCGCGCGGGCCTGCGCGCCATGCCGCGCGATCTCGTGGAGGCGGCGCGGATCTCCGGCGCGCGCCCGCTCGTCGCCACGATGCGCATCGTCCTGCCGCTGGCCTTGCCGTCGCTCATCGCCGGGGCGGCGCTGGCCTTCGTTTCCGCCATCGGGAATTTCGGCGTGCCGGCGCTGCTCGGGATCCCCGGCCGCTACACGATGCTGACGACGCTGATCTACCAGCGCCTCAACGGCTTCGGCCCCTCCGTGCTGGGCGAGGTGGCGGCCATCGCGCTGATCCTGATCCTGATCGCGGTCGCGGGCCTGGCGCTGCGCGCCCTCGTCGCGGCGCGGATGAACGCGCGGGTGGAGCGGGCGAGCGCCATGCTCCGGCCCTTCCCGCTGGGGCGCGCGCGGCTCCCCGTCGAGGCCGCCGTGTGGAGCGTGCTGGTCTTCGTGTCCTTCCTGCCGCTCGTCGCGCTGCTGGCCTCCTCGCTCACGCCCGCGGTGGGCGTGCGGCTCTCCCTCGAGACGATCACCCTCGACAATTACCGCTTCGCCGTTCTCGGCCAGGACGTGGCCCGGCGCGCCTTCGCCAATTCCTTCCTGCTCGCCGGAGCGACGGCGCTGGTCGCTGGCCTCGTCGCCGTGCCGCTCGCCTACCTCGCCGTGATGCGCCGCATGAAGGCCGCGCGGGGCCTGGATCTCGTGGCGGACACGCCCTACGCCATCCCGGGCACGGTGCTCGCCATCGGCGCGATCCTGGTCTTCCTGCCGCCGCTGCCGCTGATCGGGGTCTCGGTCTACAACTCGCTCTGGATCATCCTCTTCGCCTATTTCGCCCGCTTCATGACGCTGGCGCTGCGCCCCGTCACCGCGAGCCTCGAGACGATCGAGCCCGCGCTCGACGAGGCCGCCCGCATCGCCGGCGCGCGGGCCTTCCGCCGGCTGTTCGCGATCATCCTGCCCGTAGCGGCGCCGGCGGCGGTGGCCGGCGGGCTCCTGATCTTCATGACGGCCTTCAACGAGCTCACCGTCTCGGCGCTGCTCTGGTCGTCGGGCGCCGAGACGCTGGGCGTCGTCGTCTTCTTCCTGCAGTACGAGGGCAACTCGCCCGCCGCCGCGGCGCTCGCGACGGCGACGGTCGTGGTGACGCTGGTCCTGGCGCTGATCCTGGATCAGGTCGGGCGCTGGCTGCCCGGCGACGTGGTTCCCTGGCGCGACGCGACCGGGTGAGCGCGCCTCAGCCGACGTCGCCCGGCAGGTCGAGCCGCGCGGAGAGGCCGCCCATGGCGCTCTCGCCGAGCGTCAGCGAGCCCCGATAGAGCGTGGCGAGGTCCACCACGATCGACAGCCCCAGCCCCGAGCCCGGCACCGTCTCGTCGAGGCGCTTGCCGCGTTTCACCATCTCGTCGCGCTTGTCCGCCGGCACGCCCGGACCGTCGTCCTCGACCACGAGGACGAGACGCGGGCGCTCGGGGTCCCCGGACGCCTCGGCCCGCAGCACCACGCGGCCGCGCGCCCATTTGGCGGCGTTGTCGAGGAGGTTGCCCAGCATCTCCTCGAGATCCTGCTTCTCGCCGCGAAAGCGTGCGTTCTCGGGCGCCTCGAGCGCGAGGTCGAGCCGCTTGTCCGCGTGGATCTTGGCGAAGGCGCGCATCAGCGCGGCGGCCACCGGCGAGACCGGGGTCACCGTGCCGAGCGTGCCCACCTGCGCCGCCGCGCGGGCGCGGTCGAGATAGTAGCCGATCTGCCGGCGCATGGTCTCGGCCTCGGCCTCGACCACCGGGGCGAGGGGGCCGCCCTCCGCGCGCGCCTCGTTGACGAGCACCGAGAGCGGCGTCTTCAGCGCGTGCGCGAGATTGCCGACCTGGGTGCGGGCGCGCTCGAGGATGTCGCGGTTCGAGCCGATCAGCAGGTTGATCTCCCCCGCGAGCGGGGCGATGTCGTGCGGGTAGTCCCCCGAGACCGTCTCGCTGTCGCCGCGGCGGATGGCGACGACCGCGGCGCGCAGGCGCGCCAGCGGACGCAGGCCGAAGCGGATCTGGAGCAGCGTCGAGAGCCCCAGCAGCAGCCCGAGCGCCGCGAAGGTTGCGGCGAGCGCCAGAGCGAAGCGCCCGATGTCGGCCGCGATCTCGTCGGCGGGCGCCGCGACGAGCACGGTGAAGCGCCGCCCCTCGCCCGCGGCGAGGGTGCGCTCCACGGCCCTCAGGCTCTGCCCGTCCGGCCCCGTGACGTAGCCCGTGCGCACCGCGCCGAGCTCGGCTCCCGGCCCGTCGAGCCAGGGCAGGGCGGCGCCGACCAGGGAGGACGAGGTGGTGATCTCGCGCAGCGACGCGCCGGGCGCGCCGATCTGCCAGTACCAGCCGGAGAAGGGCAGCTCGAACAGCGGATCCCCGGCCGCCAGCGCCTCCCGCCCCGTCGCGACCTGGGAGCCGAGCGTCGTGACGTGCACGAGGAGCCGCTGGTCGAAGCCGCGCTCCGTCGTCTGCCGGTAGAGCGCGACGAGGATCACGCCCGCGCTCACCAGGATCACGGCGCTCCAGAACAGGGCCGAGACCGCGAGGCGGACGGCGATGGAGCGGCCGGCGAGGGGGCGGAAGCGCGCACGCATCGGCGGGCCGGCTCAGGCGCTCTCGTCGATGACGTAGCCGAGCCCGCGCATGGTCTTGATCACGTCCACGCCGAGCTTCTTGCGCAGGCGCCCGACGAAGACCTCGATCGTGTTGGAATCGCGGTCGAAATCCTGGTCGTAGAGGTGCTCCGTCAGCTCCGCGCGGGAGACGATGCGGCCCTTGTGGTGGATCAGGTAGGCGAGAAGCCGGTATTCGTGGCTCGTCAGCTTCACCGGCCTATCCTCGACGAGCACGCGCCCGGCGCGGGTGTCGAGCGTCACCGGCCCGCAGACGATCTCCGAGGTGGCGTGCCCGGCGGCGCGGCGCAGGAGCGCCCGCACGCGCGCCAGCAGCTCCTCGACGTGGAAGGGCTTCGTCACGTAGTCGTCCGCGCCGGCGTCGAAGCCCTGCACCTTGTCCGACCAGCGGTCGCGCGCGGTGAGGATCAGCACCGGCATCGTCCTGCCCGCCCGCCGCCAGGCGGAGAGCACGGAGACGCCGTCGGTCTTGGGCAGGCCGAGATCGAGGATGACGCAGTCGTAGGGCTCGGTCTCGCCCAGGAACTGGCCCTCCTCGCCGTCGAAGGCCTTGTCGACGACGTAGCCGGAATCCTCCAGCGCGGCGACGATCTGGCGGTTGAGGGAGGCGTCGTCCTCTACGACGAGCAGGCGCATGGCGGGACCCTCTCAGTTCACCGAGACGACGCCGCCGGAGCCGGCGTCGACGATCACGGTCACGAAACGCCCGTCGCCGCCGAGCGCGGCGATGCGGTAGACGAAGCCGCCGCCGCCCTGGCAGAGGTCGACCTGGGTGATCTGGGCCCCGGGAACCGCGCCCTCGGCGGCCCGCACGGCGGCGACCGCCGGAACGACCTGCCCGGAGGCGACGGCCTCCCGGGTCTCGCCGGGCGACAGGCACGCCTGCGCGGCGGCCGGCGCCGGCGCGGCGGCGAGAGCGAAGAGGAGGGGGAGAAGGGCGAGACGGGTGCGCATGACGGCATCATACTTGGCGCAGCCGCGCTGAACAGGCCGTGAATGGCGCGTTCAGGGCAGGGGCCGGCCTCACCCCTCCGGCGCCACGCCCGCCCAGCCCGTTTGCCGCGCGGCCTCCCCGAGCAGCATCGCCGCCGAGACCGCGACGTTGAGCGAGCGGAAGCCGGGCCGCATCGGGATCACCACGCGGGCGTCGGCGGCCTCGTGCACCGCCTCGGGCACGCCCGCCGATTCGCGCCCGACCAGGATCGCGTCGCCCGCGGCGAAGGCGAAATCGGTATAGCGGGTCGCGCCGCGCGTCGTGGCGAGCACCAGCCGCACGCCGACCTCGCGCCGCCATTCCTCGAACGCGCTCCAGGAGCGGTGGCGCACGATCTCGACGCGGTCGAGATAATCCATGCCCGCCCGGCGGAAATTGCGGTCCGACACGTCGAAGCCCGCCGGCTCGACGATGTCCACCGCCGCCCCCAGGCAGGCGGCGAGACGCACCATGGTGCCGGTGTTCTGCGGGATGTCGGGCTGGTAGAGGACGAGGCGCATGACGCGGTCTTCGGGCCGCCGCGACGCCGCGTCAAGTGAACCGCGTGGCGCGCGCCCTAGTTGGACCCTATCTGTGAAGTGGAACCCCCGGACCGCGCGAGCCTCATGA comes from Salinarimonas sp. and encodes:
- a CDS encoding TIGR04295 family B12-binding domain-containing radical SAM protein codes for the protein MKVALVNPAWSFDGSIYFGCRHEHLPLELGYAKALLEAAGHEALMLDGLLQDADNAALAARVADYRPDITVVTTAPTYLFWRCAPPELRVPAEFLAALAGRGGRTVAVGPHGSATPKPTLEKLGVDAVIRGECEETVVALAETSDWSQVDGVARLVDGALETRGPTMASPFVDHAPLVWPREWLANHPHHHHRFDEGPFVGHGAEVEASRGCPYDCAFCAKIDYRDKYRRRKLEHVLAEIDGLIAQGVGYLYFIDEIFLPQKALLEALIERPVVFGVQTRIDLWKPDLLELLGEAGCVSIEAGLESLTEEGREMLAKRCRMDTPELAALLVKARAHVPFVQANLIGTPTDSKEIVAHWREHLIARGVWANDPVPLYPYPSSPSYRELWGLPDDHAWERAHEHYLAAFDRFSDIQDERPRPLAELEDVCCGARA
- a CDS encoding glycosyltransferase, which encodes MKIAFYASSLLSSYWNGAATYYRGLLKALAAHGHEIVFYEPDAFDRQKHRDMDEPPWARVVVYEASPQGVRSAAAQAANADVVVKASGVGYADDAILEAVMDVARDDAVRLFWDVDAPATLAEMAGDESHAVRRMLPRLDAVMTYGGGHPVVSRYEAFGAHACHPIYNALDPDTHHPVDPDPRFSADLAFLGNRMPDREARVRTFFLEPAAAAPDKAFLLGGSGWEPWQITPNVRAIGHVGQRDHNAFNVTPKAVLNVNRESMAHVGFSPPTRVFEAAGAGACLITDHWEGVAEFFAPGEEILVARDGRDVAEIMGWLTPEAAQRIGRCALDRALRDHTYARRAKEADAILRALRQKKTRTGEAA
- a CDS encoding UDP-glucuronic acid decarboxylase family protein; amino-acid sequence: MNSFRTRKNHRRRAVLVAGGAGFLGSNLCDRLVAEGARVICLDNMQTGSYENLGGLVREPRFSVVEQDVCDPLPANLEVEAVYNLACAASPPRYQADPVHTMMTSVVGTRHLLDHCERHGARFLQASTSEIYGDPKQHPQAEDYWGNVNPTGPRACYDEGKRAAETLCFDYLRGRSVDVRVARIFNTYGPRMRPDDGRIVSNLICQALAGEPLTIYGTGEQTRSFCYVDDMIEGLARLMRAKTTPDGPVNLGNPAEFTIVELADMVLDLIETSSRLVYEPLPTDDPQRRRPDIARADALLGWRPTTPLAEGLPPTIDWFAGRRAAASSEARRARPSRVEPVLQSTA
- a CDS encoding glycosyltransferase family 4 protein codes for the protein MTIPPSPRRILVTCDAVGGVWRHALDMARALGPHGVETVLVAFGPEPSAEQRAEARETEGVTFLWFDHPLDWLVAEEAALDGIPAVLEGVADLYDVDLLHLNYPSHARGLATTRPVIVMSHSCMTTWWAALRGGEPPEEFALNARLVREGFARADRVLAPSRSHANALTRAYGSLPSLDVVRNASFARPLPPEPNDGRPTALAIGRWWDEAKNARLLDAAAALASTPVLALGATAGPNGEVVDFRHAEAPGAAAPAETRAALSRAAVFVSPARYEPFGLAVLEAAQEGCALVLSDIPTFRELWDGAATFVDADDAAGFAEAIDRVAGDARVHAWHVAQAQERATRYAPQAQAERLMEIYTEALAAAPEDVMRPARWPMPLPETA
- a CDS encoding glycosyltransferase, with protein sequence MRFVFYCHSLASDWNHGNAHFLRGVMRELVHRGHEAVALAPFDAWSRANLAADQGFAPLDRFERDFPELEERLYERGFDHAAALEGADVVVVHEWTDPAIVAEIGWLRREGAPFTLLFHDTHHRAVSAEKAIAGLELRDYDGVLAFGEALAARYRAAGWGRQVHVWHEAADTRLFRPLPEVEKTGDLVWIGNWGDGERDQQLRAFLVEPVRDLGLVAEAWGVRYPPQALAALEEAGIAYRGWIANADAPEVFARHRVTVHVPRRPYVESLPGIPTIRVFEALACGIPLVCAPWEDAEGLFRPGEDYLLAEDGEAMRAALRTILNEPDRAAALAASGLETIRARHTCAHRVDELIGILADLGVGTREQETTETETLP
- a CDS encoding glycosyltransferase; its protein translation is MTKPLDIVVLGLSLSSSWGNGHATTYRALLRGLARLGHRVTFLERDVPWYANSRDLPDPDFCALHLYADLDALAAHAPAIRDADAVIVGSYVPDGPAVIDRVVETARGVVAFYDIDTPVTLAQLARGETQSLEARQIPLFDVYLSFTGGPTLARLERDLGARAARALYCSVEADAYAPTGEAPVWDLGYLGTYSPDRQPTLERLLIEPARRLPKKRFVVAGPQYPDDIAWPPNVDRIPHLPPADHPSFYSRQLWTLNVTRADMIAAGFSPSVRLFEAGACGAAIVGDFWEGLDDLLPDGEAMIVAHATDDVVRLLTQTPDARREAIAADARARTLARHTGVARARELVAALEEAQAARAAMTRKKVAGL